Proteins encoded by one window of Castor canadensis chromosome 2, mCasCan1.hap1v2, whole genome shotgun sequence:
- the Ddi1 gene encoding protein DDI1 homolog 1: MLINVYCVRRDLSERTFSLQVSPDFELCNFRVLCELESGVPAEETQIIYMERLLVDDHCSLGSYGLKDGDVVVLLQQDNVGSRPLGRTPNQPRVDFTGVGGAVPGTSSTRHQHRASVARLRHGLASGEKIASAHGLDSPTLIRSRLLSNPHDLSLLKERNPVLAEALLSGNLDTFSQVLMEQQRERTLREQERLRLYTADPFDREAQAKIEEEIRQQNIEENMNIAMEEVPESFGQVAMLYINCKVNGHPLKAFVDSGAQMTIMSQTCAERCNIIRLMDRRWAGVAKGVGTQMIMGRIHLAQIQIESDFLQCSFSILEEQPMDILLGLDMLRRHQCSIDLKKNVLVIGTTGTQTYFLPEGELPSCAKLVSGPGQEESSDKEVEDNIKHTVMDAGRKIH; encoded by the coding sequence ATGCTGATCAACGTGTACTGTGTGCGGAGGGACCTCTCAGAGCGAACCTTCTCCCTCCAGGTCAGCCCAGACTTTGAGCTCTGCAACTTCCGAGTCCTCTGTGAGCTCGAGTCTGGAGTCCCTGCAGAAGAGACGCAGATCATCTATATGGAGCGACTCCTGGTAGACGACCACTGCTCCCTGGGCTCCTATGGCCTCAAAGACGGGGATGTCGTTGTTCTACTTCAACAGGATAATGTGGGATCTAGGCCCCTGGGACGGACCCCAAACCAGCCTCGAGTAGATTTCACTGGAGTCGGAGGCGCAGTGCCTGGAACATCAAGCACCCGGCACCAGCACCGCGCATCAGTCGCCCGGCTGAGGCATGGCTTGGCCTCCGGAGAGAAGATAGCTTCTGCCCACGGTCTGGACAGCCCCACCTTGATCCGCAGCAGGCTGCTGTCCAATCCCCATGACCTGTCTCTGTTGAAGGAACGCAACCCAGTTTTGGCCGAAGCTCTGCTCAGTGGAAACCTGGATACCTTCTCTCAGGTCCTGATGGAACAGCAAAGGGAAAGGACcttgagagagcaagagagactGCGCCTCTATACTGCTGATCCATTTGATCGGGAAGCTCAGGCCAAAATTGAGGAAGAAATCCGGCAGCAGAacattgaagaaaacatgaacatAGCCATGGAGGAGGTTCCAGAGAGTTTTGGACAAGTAGCTATGCTCTATATTAACTGCAAAGTAAACGGACATCCTCTGAAGGCCTTTGTTGACTCAGGGGCTCAGATGACCATCATGAGCCAAACTTGTGCTGAGCGATGTAACATCATAAGGCTGATGGACCGCCGCTGGGCTGGGGTGGCAAAAGGAGTGGGCACGCAGATGATTATGGGTCGCATCCATCTAGCTCAGATTCAGATCGAAAGCGATTTCTTGCAGTGTTCTTTCTCTATACTGGAAGAGCAGCCCATGGATATCCTTCTGGGACTGGATATGCTCAGGAGACATCAGTGTTCCATCGATTTGAAGAAAAACGTCCTGGTGATCGGTACCACCGGCACACAGACTTACTTTCTTCCTGAGGGGGAGTTACCCTCCTGTGCTAAGCTGGTAAGTGGCCCTGGGCAAGAAGAGTCTTCAGACAAGGAGGTAGAGGACAATATTAAACATACAGTCATGGATGCAGGACGAAAAATACACTGA